A stretch of the Agrobacterium fabrum str. C58 genome encodes the following:
- a CDS encoding efflux RND transporter permease subunit: MTWHNAPSSTEEKHKFNLSRWAISHPSIARFLFGLIIVMGALGVINMGQKEDPDFTFRVMVVQSVWPGASIDDMQNQVVNKIERKLQETPHLDWVKSYIRAGVAITTIQIKGDTNGADVADAFYQVRKKVGDIKQDLPSGLLGPYFNDEFGDTYITLHAISGDGYSYPELKKFAIQARDMLIAMPGVEKAVILGDQPQKIFIDVSSKALAERGLTVVDIQNALQGQNDVDPAGSVETADRSVRISVEGDVTTPAEIRELRLKAGDQVIRLGDIATVRDGLEDPFQRKFRVNGHDTVELGVVMAKGFKVTDVGKGIEETYKRFEDTLPVGVEVTQISNQPEVVTEAVGEFTQALMEALGIVLIVSLISIGWRSGIVIAVAIPLVLAATLAIMFYMGIELQRISLGALIIALGLLVDDAMIVVEMMERKLEEGLNRLDAASFAYSSTAFPMLTGTLITTAGFIPVGFAASTAGEYVRSLFFVVGIALVTSWFVAVYFTPWLGYMILKQRAHAGTHHDAYDTRFYRGVGHTVGWAVRHKAIVLLLTLGAFVGSLWSFQFIPQSFFPQSSRPEILVDMWLPEGTAIKEVERQAKALEAKIMDDPDKKFVATFIGEGAPRFFLPLDQQLRNPNYAQLLVMSNGLEERERMIVKLRKILAEDFPTVRGKVDRLFLGPPVGWAVQMRVVGPDRAEVRSIADQVKQRFEQQPNFGAVHDDWMEPVPAMKLVIDQDRARALGVSSQRVRQILQAATNGAAISDFRDGEETVSIVVREPDATRSLLSAVNSVYIPTDIGGFVPASQIARVVPLLEQGIEWRRDRLPTITVKATLPDGVEPTQVTMNLYNSMADLRAKLPAGYKVEIQGGAEDAAESQQSIAAKAPIMLLVILVLLMIQLQHFGKAMLVLATGPLGIIGAAMALLITGAPFGFVAILGVIALLGIIMRNSIILVDQIDQDIAAGHPRAEAIVGAAVRRFRPIMLTALTAVLALIPISRGLFWGPMAYAMMGGILVATVLTILVLPAAYALFFGREPKAKKEDEKPASQGELFEEHRDMPMAAE; this comes from the coding sequence ATGACTTGGCACAACGCGCCTTCTTCGACGGAAGAGAAGCATAAATTCAACCTTTCCCGTTGGGCGATCTCGCATCCCAGCATCGCCCGTTTCCTATTCGGCCTGATCATCGTCATGGGCGCCCTTGGCGTCATCAACATGGGCCAGAAGGAAGATCCGGATTTCACCTTCCGTGTCATGGTCGTGCAGTCGGTCTGGCCGGGCGCCTCGATCGACGACATGCAGAACCAGGTCGTCAACAAGATCGAGCGCAAGCTGCAGGAAACCCCGCATCTCGACTGGGTCAAATCCTATATCCGCGCTGGCGTGGCGATCACCACGATCCAGATCAAGGGTGATACCAACGGCGCCGACGTGGCGGACGCCTTTTATCAGGTGCGCAAGAAGGTCGGCGATATCAAGCAGGATCTGCCGTCCGGCCTGCTCGGTCCCTATTTCAACGACGAGTTCGGCGATACCTACATCACCCTGCATGCGATCAGCGGTGACGGTTATTCCTATCCGGAGCTGAAGAAGTTCGCGATCCAGGCACGCGACATGCTGATCGCCATGCCCGGCGTCGAAAAGGCCGTCATCCTCGGCGACCAGCCGCAGAAGATTTTTATCGACGTCTCCTCCAAGGCACTGGCCGAACGCGGCCTGACCGTGGTCGATATCCAGAACGCCCTGCAGGGCCAGAACGATGTCGATCCGGCCGGCAGTGTCGAAACCGCCGATCGCTCCGTACGCATCTCCGTTGAAGGCGATGTCACGACGCCGGCGGAAATCCGCGAACTCAGGCTCAAGGCCGGTGATCAGGTGATCCGTCTCGGCGATATCGCCACCGTCAGGGACGGGCTCGAAGATCCCTTCCAGCGCAAATTCCGCGTCAATGGTCATGACACGGTCGAGCTCGGCGTGGTGATGGCCAAGGGCTTCAAGGTCACCGATGTCGGCAAGGGCATCGAGGAAACCTACAAGCGCTTCGAGGACACGCTGCCGGTCGGCGTCGAGGTGACGCAGATCTCCAACCAACCGGAAGTCGTCACCGAAGCGGTCGGCGAATTCACCCAGGCGCTAATGGAAGCTCTGGGGATCGTGCTGATCGTCTCGCTGATCTCGATCGGCTGGCGTTCGGGCATCGTCATCGCCGTCGCCATTCCGCTTGTTCTGGCCGCGACGCTTGCCATCATGTTCTACATGGGCATCGAGCTGCAGCGCATCTCGCTCGGCGCGCTGATCATTGCGCTCGGCCTGCTGGTCGACGATGCGATGATCGTTGTTGAGATGATGGAACGGAAGCTGGAAGAGGGGCTGAATCGTCTGGATGCGGCGAGCTTCGCCTATTCCTCGACCGCCTTTCCGATGCTGACCGGCACGCTGATTACCACGGCCGGCTTTATCCCGGTCGGTTTTGCCGCCTCGACGGCGGGTGAATATGTCCGCTCGCTGTTCTTCGTGGTCGGCATCGCGCTGGTGACCTCGTGGTTCGTCGCCGTCTATTTCACCCCCTGGCTCGGCTATATGATCCTGAAGCAGCGGGCGCATGCCGGCACGCATCACGATGCCTATGACACCCGTTTCTATCGCGGCGTCGGCCACACCGTCGGCTGGGCCGTGCGTCACAAGGCGATCGTGCTTCTACTGACGCTCGGTGCCTTTGTCGGCAGCCTATGGTCCTTCCAGTTCATTCCGCAGAGCTTCTTCCCGCAATCGTCGCGGCCGGAAATCCTTGTCGACATGTGGCTGCCGGAAGGCACCGCGATCAAGGAAGTCGAACGCCAGGCCAAGGCGCTTGAAGCTAAGATCATGGACGATCCCGACAAGAAGTTCGTCGCCACCTTCATCGGTGAAGGCGCGCCGCGCTTCTTCCTGCCGCTAGACCAGCAGCTTCGCAACCCGAACTATGCCCAGCTTCTCGTCATGTCGAACGGGCTCGAAGAGCGCGAGCGGATGATCGTCAAGCTGCGCAAGATTTTGGCCGAGGACTTCCCGACCGTGCGTGGCAAGGTCGACCGCCTCTTCCTCGGCCCGCCGGTCGGCTGGGCTGTGCAGATGCGCGTCGTCGGTCCCGACCGTGCGGAAGTGCGCAGCATTGCCGATCAGGTGAAGCAGCGTTTTGAACAGCAGCCGAACTTTGGTGCCGTTCATGACGACTGGATGGAACCGGTGCCGGCGATGAAACTGGTGATCGACCAGGATCGTGCCCGTGCACTCGGCGTCTCCTCGCAGCGCGTGCGGCAGATACTGCAGGCCGCGACCAACGGTGCCGCAATCAGCGATTTCCGCGACGGTGAAGAAACCGTCTCCATCGTGGTACGCGAGCCGGATGCGACCCGCAGCCTGCTCTCGGCCGTCAATTCGGTCTATATCCCGACCGACATTGGTGGCTTCGTGCCGGCATCGCAGATCGCCAGGGTCGTGCCGCTGCTCGAACAGGGTATCGAATGGCGCCGTGACCGCCTGCCGACCATCACCGTCAAGGCAACGCTGCCCGATGGCGTCGAGCCGACCCAGGTGACCATGAACCTCTATAACAGCATGGCCGATTTGCGCGCCAAGCTGCCGGCGGGGTACAAAGTCGAAATCCAGGGCGGTGCCGAGGATGCGGCGGAAAGCCAGCAGTCGATCGCTGCGAAGGCGCCGATCATGCTGCTCGTCATCCTCGTGTTGCTGATGATCCAGCTGCAGCATTTTGGTAAGGCGATGCTGGTGCTCGCCACCGGTCCGCTCGGTATCATCGGCGCTGCCATGGCGCTTCTGATCACCGGTGCCCCGTTCGGCTTCGTTGCCATTCTCGGCGTCATCGCGCTGCTCGGCATCATCATGCGCAACTCGATCATCCTCGTCGACCAGATCGACCAGGATATCGCAGCCGGCCATCCGCGGGCGGAGGCGATCGTCGGTGCTGCCGTGCGCCGTTTCCGGCCGATCATGCTGACGGCGCTGACCGCCGTGCTGGCGCTGATCCCGATCTCGCGCGGTCTGTTCTGGGGGCCGATGGCATATGCGATGATGGGTGGCATTCTGGTTGCGACCGTGCTGACCATCCTCGTCCTGCCGGCAGCTTACGCGCTGTTCTTCGGCCGCGAGCCGAAGGCGAAGAAGGAAGACGAGAAGCCCGCCAGCCAGGGCGAGCTTTTCGAAGAGCATCGCGACATGCCGATGGCCGCCGAATAA
- a CDS encoding TetR/AcrR family transcriptional regulator translates to MKIVTRHSKAVTAMDTTTSSDEVRRENITRILDAAERLFKHYGYTKTNVADIARDLGMSPANIYRFFSSKADIHQALCRRMLAASQQVAVEIAARKDSACVRLRDFILAQFKITAETMLADKKVHEMVVVAMEENWPVIEEHIERIRVVIERVIAEGIAAEEFREQNAALAAENFMSATILLCHPQLVAKCLAETRIGKPEDLIDFALRGLK, encoded by the coding sequence ATGAAAATCGTCACACGTCACTCGAAAGCCGTCACTGCCATGGATACGACCACCAGCTCCGACGAAGTCCGCCGGGAAAATATCACCCGCATCCTTGATGCGGCCGAGCGGCTGTTCAAGCATTACGGTTATACGAAAACGAATGTCGCCGATATTGCCCGCGATCTCGGCATGTCGCCGGCAAATATCTACCGTTTTTTCTCCTCCAAGGCCGATATCCACCAAGCACTCTGCCGCCGGATGCTCGCCGCCAGCCAGCAGGTTGCCGTGGAAATTGCCGCGCGCAAAGACAGCGCCTGCGTGCGGCTGAGGGATTTCATCCTTGCCCAGTTCAAGATCACCGCCGAGACCATGCTGGCCGACAAGAAGGTCCATGAAATGGTCGTCGTCGCCATGGAAGAGAACTGGCCCGTCATCGAGGAACATATCGAACGGATCCGCGTCGTTATCGAACGTGTGATCGCCGAGGGCATCGCCGCCGAAGAGTTCCGCGAACAGAATGCAGCACTTGCCGCCGAGAATTTCATGTCGGCAACAATCCTCCTCTGTCATCCGCAGCTGGTTGCCAAATGCCTTGCCGAAACCCGTATCGGTAAGCCGGAAGACCTGATCGATTTCGCCCTTCGGGGCCTGAAATAA
- a CDS encoding efflux RND transporter periplasmic adaptor subunit — translation MSSFRFVTATTVLKIAVVAGALSLLASCSEEKKAEAPDVVRPVKVAEIGAPDEGRKLIYSGAVKARTEMNLGFHVSGKITERLVNVGDHVSPGAVLARLDPVDYKLAVTRAEADLSSARKQVEITDLAYRRAQTLAAQNATSQSALEQASLSRDQAVSSRQSAESALEQARNQVAYSDLKSDQKGIVTTVSADVGQVVSAGTPVVTVAVDGEKEVQIAVPEMDVSHFQPGKQVSASFWAANTIVLTGKVREVAQSADPQSRTFSVRVSLPEDQRVLLGMTATIEAKADNAVPAFSVPLAALGEKDGKKVVWVVDRQKGTVSSRPVEVVDFSDDGARISKGLSTGVLVVSAGTQFMREDMKVRLPETVTSRFGSVNSLTTASVVP, via the coding sequence ATGTCCTCGTTTCGTTTTGTTACTGCCACGACAGTTCTGAAAATCGCCGTAGTCGCAGGAGCACTTTCGCTTCTTGCCTCCTGCTCGGAAGAGAAAAAGGCGGAGGCACCGGACGTGGTGCGACCCGTCAAGGTCGCCGAGATTGGCGCGCCGGATGAAGGCCGCAAGCTCATCTATTCCGGTGCGGTCAAGGCTCGCACCGAGATGAACCTCGGCTTCCACGTTTCCGGCAAGATCACCGAGCGGCTGGTTAATGTCGGCGACCATGTCAGCCCCGGCGCCGTGCTCGCGCGCCTCGACCCGGTCGATTACAAGCTTGCCGTCACCCGCGCCGAAGCCGATCTCTCGTCAGCCCGGAAACAGGTCGAAATCACCGATCTCGCGTATCGCCGCGCCCAGACGCTCGCTGCCCAGAATGCTACGTCGCAATCGGCCCTCGAGCAGGCGTCGCTGTCACGCGATCAGGCCGTGTCCTCCCGCCAGTCGGCCGAGTCCGCACTCGAGCAGGCCCGCAACCAGGTTGCCTATTCCGATCTGAAATCCGATCAGAAGGGCATCGTCACCACGGTCAGCGCCGATGTCGGCCAGGTCGTGTCGGCCGGCACGCCGGTCGTCACGGTCGCCGTCGATGGCGAAAAGGAAGTGCAGATCGCCGTGCCGGAAATGGATGTTTCGCATTTCCAGCCGGGCAAGCAGGTCTCCGCCAGCTTCTGGGCTGCCAACACGATTGTGCTGACAGGAAAAGTCCGTGAAGTCGCCCAGAGTGCCGATCCCCAGTCGCGCACCTTTTCCGTCCGCGTCAGCCTGCCCGAGGATCAGCGTGTGCTGCTCGGCATGACCGCGACGATCGAGGCAAAGGCCGACAATGCGGTTCCCGCGTTTTCGGTGCCGCTTGCCGCGCTCGGCGAAAAGGACGGCAAGAAGGTCGTCTGGGTCGTCGACCGCCAGAAGGGCACGGTCAGCTCGCGGCCGGTCGAAGTCGTCGATTTTTCCGATGACGGCGCCCGCATCTCCAAGGGTCTTTCGACCGGCGTTCTGGTCGTTTCGGCCGGCACGCAGTTCATGCGCGAAGACATGAAGGTGAGGCTGCCGGAAACGGTGACCTCACGCTTCGGCAGCGTCAACAGCCTCACCACGGCCTCGGTCGTACCCTGA